In Lates calcarifer isolate ASB-BC8 linkage group LG21, TLL_Latcal_v3, whole genome shotgun sequence, a single window of DNA contains:
- the sphkap gene encoding LOW QUALITY PROTEIN: A-kinase anchor protein SPHKAP (The sequence of the model RefSeq protein was modified relative to this genomic sequence to represent the inferred CDS: deleted 1 base in 1 codon): MAGAKCLLKTPSNFQSSAMFEGSESVEVEGCSADSTVASSISACKKVLCSNSVLDSSEYWLRNEKALCRLGLLDDDTEGSCTMICFVNLDPQKTDCRDDKSIKKLASVSQDLPKLVELLTVHQPKENEILLLGGLEASDACQTHPHFPSQGGQQRSTGVCLVQCSGQRRSTQPSSIIFEINKFLIGLQWGNERQHQQGRAAGQRVEDDTNRSISSIEEDFLTASEHLGDDSEDDGFRNEPDSGDLAESLVEVAQKHCVRLACQRGKLAHHQSREDAEVKREGHQRANLHTKESAGHYATNLAESVLQDAFIRLSQDETSFVSEAAVSVSLASRPSDSTGPSKTKEPSRQRTCSFELPKIVIVQSPDSSDGAAEWPETQVSHVPDQDITAKAREMPENRTQAHIPHHNGGHSSKHVEVALACAASVIGTITTPQLTEQLAMESASEDDTEEDLQDAEERGDYSLSSAMCGMAQVAGAVAAVEITEESGESGDSDLDSAEVYTASRGLMSAAEASAAFTLHCSVAEGTSVEAFRANIAEVLHREAAEVLTQPQGYRSVAHLLEATHNKIVDGITCPKKSYMDEREVDDLINEVADSLFKHALEKAKKKKELEGTGKDAPSLQVCLQDSVNNLLFDILCLTQKKISHISRCDQGSVETQEGDTCYREPATTKESKDPLSQLQCLVGHSQSTNSENHSSTLHYTDKLTMFPGPKEKYVLEENDLTASSSTAHSKEQQQQSSCRQSQSKSTSLPAKDFTDHQQIQQGSGAIRDPLSEISVHSTEKRGRLVTGSDSRQASLTPQSSLNSCSSLLSLRMDSESRTPITCYADDLAATVVSMATELAAICLENSTGKQPWFCALKGTSAEGPEAYLIPACRTVLRRKEGQNSNAASKKHRAPRLSEIKRKTEEQPELMERLVNRVVDESVNPDEPQDPFALFASEVTARIMNCPELNVVDTSKTGQPRSRLQCERWSRGKASSYESIPEEDADPSGTPNTLGPGSRLGQNLSRGSSISKQSSCESITDEFSRFMVNQMETEGRGFDLLLDYYAGKNASSILAAAVQQAASKKNGHLNVRASSCLSKQSSTESITEEFYRFMLRDMDKENKEYGIAKTKEWSNSLFPPSPRTPFCIRQSSVPDRRSSDSRLTVNSPIKANSFDGFARNVHGDTLNIYPTNSVSAMGLCKSDSCLYQRGKTDQITDMLIHETWSSSIESLMRKNKIIADPEDSIELEAAGDSQPHVQQFANRLAADIVDSGKSALGGQQDVAGGTPGPYPQPHMPVGERRRGFKQSHLSCSRSRSSQEQAITGVGSLASDSSVPRMRSPRDVPLIHIEGDQKDEETLSNLERTGGGPQEPPPDTSATKRTERAAANGSSSERDRPTAAVAAVVKRDKRSMSASSEESMGSWSHITPEDDPHEETSSFIQLSEGNGTSSTSSLGLADLDTFSDVPSQSTVISEETEKGHLVGTKENVFESGSARTTGGGSNLRELLVVNCDLEQECVDSELRVALQWIAASELGLPALYFRKSKEKRVAKFQRVVHLMSQKAWRIADLFSAVVQFCKLHEKEEEEGRSLSSLFDWLLETL, translated from the exons aTGGCGGGCGCAAAGTGCCTTCTGAAAACGCCGAG TAACTTCCAGTCGTCTGCCATGTTTGAAGGCTCGGAGTCTGTCGAGGTGGAGGGATGCAGCGCAGACAGCACCGTGGCCTCGTCCATCAGCGCCTGTAAGAAG GTGCTGTGCAGTAACAGCGTGCTGGACTCGTCCGAGTACTGGCTGAGGAATGAGAAGGCTCTGTGCAGATTGGGCCTGCTGGACGACGACACGGAGGGCAGCTGCACCATG atctGTTTTGTAAATCTGGATCCTCAGAAAACGGACTGCCGTGATGACAAAAGCATCAAG AAACTGGCATCAGTGTCTCAAGATCTGCCAAAGCTCGTTGAATTACTTACCGTCCACCAGCCGAAAGAAAATGAGATCCTACTGCTCGGTGGCCTAGAAGCCTCAGACGCCTgccaaacacacccacacttcCCATCTCAG GGCGGGCAGCAAAGAAGTACAGGAGTGTGCCTGGTTCAGTGTTCAGGGCAAAGACGCTCCACCCAACCCAGCAGCATCATCTTTGAGATCAACAAGTTCCTGATCGGCTTGCAGTGGGGAAACGAGCGGCAGCATCAGCAGGGCCGAGCAGCAGGTCAGCGGGTTGAGGACGACACCAATCGCTCCATCTCTTCCATAGAGGAAGACTTCCTGACTGCTTCAGAACACCTTGGAGATGACAGCGAGGATGACGGCTTCAGAAATG AGCCAGACAGCGGTGATCTGGCAGAGAGCTTGGTAGAGGttgcacagaaacactgtgtcaGACTTGCATGTCAGAGGGGAAAGCTGGCCCATCACCAGAGCAGGGAGGATGCTGAGGTGAAGAGGGAAGGGCATCAGCGAGCAAACCTCCACACTAAGGAATCAGCTGGTCACTACGCCACCAATCTGGCAGAGTCAGTACTGCAAGACGCCTTCATACGCCTCTCTCAAGATGAAACCTCCTTTGTCTCTgaggctgctgtcagtgtgtccCTTGCAAGTCGTCCATCCGACTCCACCGGTCCTTCAAAGACCAAAGAGCCTTCCCGGCAGCGCACCTGCTCTTTTGAACTCCCCAAGATTGTTATAGTTCAGAGCCCAGACAGTTCTGATGGAGCTGCAGAATGGCCAGAGACCCAGGTGTCTCATGTGCCTGACCAGGATATCACTGCCAAAGCCAGAGAGATGCCAGAGAATAGAACACAGGCTCATATTCCCCACCACAATGGAGGACACTCATCCAAGCATGTAGAGGTGGCTTTGGCCTGTGCTGCCAGTGTCATTGGCACCATTACTACACCACAGCTGACAGAACAGCTCGCCATGGAATCAGCTTCAGAGGATGACACAGAGGAGGATCTGCAGGACGCGGAGGAGAGAGGTGACTACTCCCTCTCCTCAGCCATGTGTGGCATGGCTCAGGTAGCTGGTGCTGTAGCAGCTGTGGAAATAACGGAGGAGTCAGGGGAGAGCGGTGATTCTGAC CTAGATTCTGCTGAAGTCTACACAGCATCCCGGGGTCTGATGTCTGCCGCCGAGGCCTCTGCAGCCTTCACGCTGCACTGCAGCGTAGCAGAGGGCACCAGCGTCGAAGCATTTCGTGCCAACATTGCTGAGGTCCTACACAGGGAAGCAGCAGAGGTGCTGACTCAACCACAAGGCTACAGAAGTGTAGCTCACTTGCTAGAGGCCACACATAACAAGATAGTAGATGGCATTACTTGTCCAAAAAAATCCTACATGGATGAAAGAGAGGTGGATGACTTAATAAATGAGGTTGCAGACAGCCTGTTTAAGCATGCTTtagagaaagcaaaaaagaaaaaagaacttgAAGGGACTGGAAAAGATGCACCAAGCCTCCAGGTTTGTCTGCAGGACAGTGTAAACAATTTGCTGTTTGATATCCTTTGcctgacacagaaaaaaatcagtcacaTCTCTAGATGTGACCAAGGGTCAGTTGAGACACAAGAGGGTGATACTTGTTATAGGGAGCCTGCTACCACCAAGGAGAGCAAGGATCCATTAAGTCAATTACAGTGCTTAGTTGGCCATAGCCAGTCCACTAATAGTGAGAACCACAGCAGCACGCTGCACTACACAGATAAGCTTACCATGTTTCCTGGGCCGAAGGAGAAATACGTGCTTGAGGAAAATGATCTCACTGCATCTTCTTCCACAGCACACAGCaaagagcaacagcagcagtccTCGTGCAGACAAAGTCAGTCTAAATCCACCTCCTTGCCTGCCAAGGACTTCACTGACCACCAGCAGATCCAGCAGGGTAGTGGTGCCATCAGAGACCCTTTGAGTGAAATCTCAGttcacagcacagagaagagGGGGCGACtagtgacaggaagtgacagcaGACAGGCTTCCCTCACCCCCCAGTCCTCCCTCAACTCTTGCAGTTCTCTGCTCTCCTTGAGAATGGACTCAGAATCCAGGACACCTATTACCTGTTACGCTGATGATTTGGCTGCTACAGTGGTGTCTATGGCCACAGAACTAGCAGCCATTTGCCTGGAGAACTCCACTGGGAAACAGCCTTGGTTCTGTGCCCTAAAAGGGACGTCTGCTGAAGGGCCAGAAGCCTACTTGATCCCTGCTTGCCGCACAGTACTCAGGAGGAAGGAGGGTCAGAACAGCAACGCCGCCTCCAAGAAACATCGGGCACCACGCCTGagtgagataaagagaaaaacagaggagcaaCCAGAGCTGATGGAGCGGCTTGTAAACCGGGTGGTGGACGAGTCAGTGAACCCAGATGAACCGCAGGATCCATTTGCCCTCTTTGCCTCAGAAGTCACAGCCAGGATCATGAACTGCCCTGAGCTTAATGTGGTAGACACTTCCAAAACAGGCCAGCCACGCAGCAGGTTGCAGTGCGAGAGGTGGAGCCGAGGGAAGGCATCCAGCTATGAGAGCATTCCAGAAGAAGACGCAGACCCCTCAGGTACACCCAACACCCTAGGGCCTGGCAGTCGGTTAGGTCAGAACTTGAGTCGTGGTAGCTCAATCTCCAAGCAGTCCAGCTGTGAGAGCATCACAGATGAATTCTCACGGTTCATGGTAAACCAGATGGAGACTGAGGGCAGGGGCTTTGACCTTCTGCTGGACTACTACGCAGGGAAAAACGCCAGCAGCATTCTGGCTGCAGCTGTGCAACAAGCTGCATCAAAGAAAAATGGTCACCTGAATGTCAGGGCCTCATCCTGCCTGTCCAAACAGTCTAGCACAGAGAGCATCACAGAGGAGTTCTATAGGTTTATGCTTCGGGACATGGATAAGGAAAATAAAGAGTATGGCATTGCCAAGACTAAAGAATGGAGCAACAGCCTGTTTCCCCCTTCTCCTAGGACACCCTTCTGCATACGACAGTCTTCAGTCCCAGACCGGCGCTCCTCAGACTCGCGGCTGACTGTCAACTCACCAATTAAAGCCAACTCTTTTGACGGATTTGCCCGCAACGTACATGGAGACACGCTGAATATCTACCCCACCAACTCAGTGTCAGCCATGGGATTGTGTAAGTCAGATTCCTGCCTCTATCAAAGGGGTAAGACTGACCAGATTACTGATATGCTGATTCATGAGACCTGGTCCAGTTCTATTGAGTCCTTAATGAGAAAGAACAAGATCATTGCTGATCCAGAGGACAGTATTGAGCTGGAGGCCGCAGGAGATTCCCAGCCCCATGTGCAGCAGTTTGCCAATCGCCTGGCGGCTGACATAGTAGATAGTGGCAAGTCTGCACTTGGGGGGCAGCAAGATGTAGCTGGGGGCACGCCTGGGCCTTACCCACAGCCGCACATGCCTGTTGGCGAAAGAAGGAGGGGGTTCAAACAATCGCACCTAAGTTGTAGTCGGAGCAGGTCCAGCCAGGAGCAAGCCATTACTGGAGTAGGGTCTTTGGCTAGTGACAGCAGCGTGCCCCGCATGAGGAGCCCCAGAGATGTGCCGCTGATCCACATTGAGGGAGATCAGAAGGATGAGGAGACTCTTTCAAACCTGGAAAGGACAGGAGGAGGACCCCAGGAACCCCCCCCAGACACGTCTGCTACCAAGCGTACGGAGAGAGCTGCAGCAAATGGCAGCAG CAGTGAGAGGGACAGGCCAACTGCGGCGGTGGCTGCAGTAGTCAAGAGGGACAAGCGTTCTATGAGTGCTAGCAGTGAAGAGAGCATGGGGAGCTGGTCCCATATAACCCCCGAGGATGACCCCCACGAGGAGACCAGTAGTTTTATCCAGCTGAGCGAGGG GAATGGGACCAGCAGCACATCTAGCCTAGGCCTGGCAGACTTGGATACTTTTTCTGATGTGCCCAGTCAGAGCACAGTAATCAG cgaggagacagagaaaggccATTTAGTGGGAACCAAGGAGAACGTATTTG AGAGTGGCTCAGCGAGGACAACAGGCGGCGGTAGCAACCTCAGGGAGTTGTTGGTGGTGAACTGCGACCTTGAGCAGGAGTGTGTGGACTCGGAGCTGAGGGTGGCCCTGCAGTGGATCGCTGCCTCTGAGCTGGGCCTTCCTGCACTTTACTTTAGGAAGTCTAAAGAGAAGAGGGTTGCAAAG TTCCAGAGGGTGGTCCATCTCATGTCTCAAAAGGCGTGGCGGATCGCAGACTTGTTCAGCGCCGTGGTTCAGTTCTGTAAGCTAcatgagaaagaggaggaggaaggcaggTCTCTGTCCAGCCTGTTTGATTGGCTTTTGGAGACCCTGTAG